A genomic stretch from Penicillium digitatum chromosome 4, complete sequence includes:
- a CDS encoding Phosphoribosyl-aminoimidazole carboxylase — translation MWNSPKVGILGGGQLGRMLVESANRLNIQANILDADNSPAKQISAHDGHVTGSFKEPDAVRKLAETCDVITAEIEHVDTYALEEVASKVRVEPSWQAIRTIQNKFNQKEHLRKFGIPMADHRELVNNTPEELAQIGEELGYPMMLKSKTMAYDGRGNFRVNSKEDIPEALEALKDRPLYSEKWAYFKMELAVMVIKTKDDVLSYPTVETVQEDSICKLVYAPARNVPDVINQQAQALARKAVSAFEGKGAFGVEMFLLEDNSLMLCELASRIHNSGHWTIEGCALSQFDSHIRAILDLPIPPKSLELLQPSIMLNIIGGATPDSHLKATQAALSVPNASIHLYSKGAAKPGRKMGHVTVTAATMHEAETLIQPLVDVVDTMRAQRPDIKTNAAPSGPSKLAPSVAVIMGSDSDLKTLVPGLKLLRDYFGIEPEVEITSAHRTPDYMAEYAGKAASRGIKVIIAAAGGAAHLPGMAAAHTALPVIGVPVKGSSLDGVDSLYSIVQMPRGVPVATVGINNSINAALLAARVLGSFDPAIQRKVETYAEAARAENMELKGTKLRELGWQKYFDQM, via the exons ATGTGGAACTCGCCCAAGGTCGGAATCCTCGGTGGTGGCCAACTCGGCCGCATGCTTGTCGAGTCTGCCAACCGATTGAACATCCAGGCCAATATCCTGGACGCCGACAACTCCCCCGCCAAGCAGATCAGTGCCCACGACGGCCATGTGACTGGCTCCTTCAAGGAGCCTGACGCCGTGCGCAAACTGGCTGAGACATGCGATGTTATCACCGCCGAGATTGAGCACGTCGACACTTACGCTCTTGAGGAGGTTGCGTCGAAAGTACGAGTGGAACCCAGCTGGCAGGCTATTCGGACAATCCAGAACAAGTTTAACCAGAAGGAGCACCTCCGCAAATTTGGAATTCCTATGGCCGACCACCGGGAGTTGGTGAACAACACACCCGAGGAATTGGCTCAGATTGGAGAGGAGTTGGGTTACCCAATGATGTTGAAGTCGAAGACCATGGCATACGACGGACGTG GAAACTTCCGTGTCAACTCCAAAGAAGATATCCCCGAGGCCCTCGAGGCTCTGAAGGACCGCCCGCTTTACTCGGAAAAATGGGCATACTTCAAGATG GAACTCGCCGTAATGGTCATCAAAACCAAGGATGACGTCCTCTCCTACCCCACCGTTGAGACCGTCCAAGAGGACTCAATATGTAAGCTGGTGTATGCGCCAGCTCGCAACGTTCCCGACGTCATCAACCAGCAAGCGCAAGCCCTCGCCCGCAAAGCTGTGTCCGCCTTCGAAGGCAAAGGCGCTTTCGGTGTGGAGATGTTCCTCCTCGAAGACAATAGTCTCATGCTCTGCGAGCTTGCCAGCCGAATCCACAACTCCGGCCACTGGACAATCGAAGGCTGCGCGCTGTCGCAGTTCGACAGCCACATCCGTGCAATCCTCGACCTGCCCATCCCACCAAAGAGTCTTGAGCTTCTCCAGCCATCAATTATGCTGAACATCATCGGTGGCGCGACCCCTGACTCCCACCTCAAGGCCACCCAAGCGGCCCTCTCCGTCCCCAACGCCAGCATCCACCTCTACAGCAAGGGCGCCGCAAAGCCTGGCCGCAAAATGGGCCACGTCACCGTCACCGCCGCGACTATGCATGAAGCCGAGACCTTGATCCAGCCCCTCGTCGACGTCGTCGACACCATGCGCGCCCAGCGCCCCGATATCAAAACCAACGCTGCCCCCTCCGGTCCCTCTAAGCTCGCCCCCTCCGTCGCCGTCATCATGGGCTCCGACAGTGACCTCAAGACCCTCGTCCCGGGTCTCAAGCTGCTGCGTGATTACTTTGGTATCGAGCCTGAGGTTGAGATCACTTCTGCTCACCGCACGCCCGATTACATGGCCGAGTATGCGGGCAAGGCTGCCTCGCGCGGCATCAAGGTGATCATCGCTGCTGCTGGTGGCGCCGCCCACCTTCCCGGTATGGCAGCTGCTCACACTGCCCTCCCTGTTATCGGCGTGCCGGTTAAAGGGAGCTCGCTCGACGGCGTGGATAGTCTGTACAGCATTGTGCAAATGCCTCGTG GCGTCCCCGTTGCCACTGTCGGCATCAATAACAGCATCAACGCTGCTCTCCTCGCCGCACGTGTGCTTGGCTCTTTCGACCCAGCCATCCAGCGCAAGGTCGAGACGTACGCCGAGGCTGCCCGTGCTGAGAACATGGAGTTGAAGGGTACCAAGTTACGCGAATTGGGATGGCAAAAATACTTTGATCAGATGTAG
- a CDS encoding Protein phosphatase 4 core regulatory subunit R2, producing the protein MSLDEEALQTAANGGPLDSERWNGMAGPLIERLEYIVYNVFPMPQARPEPIGQQSSPNHSSQANSMAPESSNKENTSPIDIQAPSQVARTGSPPSSEQVPDPQPQPPSASTNGQLPPPLASLLSAIRSSIKSFFVNKPPHTIQRLAELVLYPTKHYRTLPAYLRAVDRVVSVTSSADVFPFQVPAVTNAQTNGLVLPDNSSGVCMAPDFAHGLGSDESLGGALLTPIPWLTNASFEGGDANEDSGILVEGTETLPTLSEEQGTTTLVLAEAKESAVTASPEPSDEVPHARGPIVLGVEDMGLQDGKDVEMRLATDGAADVPDAGAVTATQAIEEQDKAETTSDKDGDIVLTDTTPKEEEEAKNDSRSTGLQAFIAKSEASGASPQAPDAEKKA; encoded by the exons ATGTCTCTGG ACGAGGAAGCTCTCCAAACAGCCGCCAATGGCGGCCCGCTGGACTC AGAGAGATGGAACGGCATGGCTGGGCCACTGATTGAGCGACTAGAATAC ATTGTATACAATGTGTTCCCCATGCCTCAAGCGCGCCCCGAACCCATCGGCCAGCAATCATCTCCCAACCATTCTTCTCAGGCAAACTCCATGGCACCTGAAAGCAGCAACAAGGAAAATACCTCCCCCATCGACATCCAGGCTCCATCCCAGGTAGCACGAACAGGCTCTCCCCCGTCGAGTGAGCAAGTTCCAGACCCACAGCCCCAGCCACCTAGTGCGAGTACGAATGGCCAGCTTCCACCTCCGCTTGCATCTCTTCTGAGTGCCATCCGCTCATCAATTAAATCATTCTTTGTGAATAAACCCCCACACACCATTCAGAGACTCGCAGAGCTGGTCCTCTACCCGACCAAGCACTATAGAACGTTACCCGCGTATCTACGTGCTGTCGATCGCGTTGTCTCAGTGACAAGCTCTGCAGATGTTTTCCCGTTTCAAGTGCCAGCTGTCACTAATGCTCAAACAAACGGGCTGGTGCTTCCTGACAATAGCAGCGGGGTATGCATGGCCCCGGACTTTGCCCACGGCCTCGGAAGCGATGAATCTCTGGGCGGTGCACTGCTGACTCCGATCCCGTGGTTGACCAATGCCTCGTTTGAAGGCGGGGATGCCAATGAAGACTCCGGCATACTCGTTGAGG gcACTGAAACCTTACCTACACTGTCTGAGGAACAGGGTACCACAACTCTAGTACTCGCCGAAGCTAAAGAAAGCGCTGTTACTGCCTCACCAGAACCATCTGACGAGGTCCCTCACGCCCGTGGTCCAATCGTTCTCGGCGTGGAGGACATGGGTCTGCAAGATGGCAAAGACGTCGAGATGCGTCTTGCCACAGACGGTGCTGCCGATGTCCCAGATGCAGGTGCTGTCACTGCTACCCAGGCAATAGAGGAACAGGACAAAGCTGAAACCACTAGCGACAAGGACGGTGATATTGTCCTCACAGATACCACACcgaaagaagaggaggaagccAAGAACGACAGTCGTTCCACAGGTCTCCAAGCATTCATAGCAAAGTCTGAAGCAAGTGGTGCTTCCCCCCAAGCGCCGGACGCCGAGAAGAAAGCATAA
- a CDS encoding Heat shock factor (HSF)-type, DNA-binding — MDGGQTSSNPAPAGNSSDFVRKLYKMLEDPTYASIVRWGDEGDSFVVLECEKFTKTILPKHFKHSNFASFVRQLNKYDFHKVRQNNEENGQSPYGQNAWEFKHPEFRANSKESLDNIRRKAPAPRKQPQPTDESAPTQQIDLLNQQIVAQQQQIQHLSDRYAQLTVDHQLMLQEVMRVQKTVLNHENVIHQVMTYLLSVDARQRRDTKAVTFQATGTTMSPSQVGAVDDEPSSPLQQASKLLNDMNAELQFNMNGVDSMNDPQKTVVSTPTLDPNANARNGSLRSATTAPPNPALVYPKMTGDLEQVVYPVGATNGIDPMYSEHINNVPYPMPAKQEIETSDARRQFPDNRKKSTNVDPGWVRSPHILLVEDDATCRQIGGKFLYSFSCVIDTAFDGLEAVNKIQGGSKYDLILMDIIMPNLDGVSACHLIRQFDRTPIIAMTSNIRSDDIQLYFQHGMDDVLPKPFTRKSLLDMLERHLDHLKISPQNPGMEPVRPSAAAVTMAAATQSSANQSIKEDSSPGQSPAGSMTNWQSPNQFQNMQAVPPNMPAVQGPYVTAPSAAYAVDQNGVQYPAAPVGVPTGRAPLRTPHRRQISDMGGAADNPNMPKRQRMYSQPQPMLAVQAVQAGRPG; from the exons ATGGACGGTGGCCAGACCTCTTCCAATCCCGCCCCCGCTGGGAACTCCAGTGATTTT GTGCGCAAGCTGTACAA AATGCTGGAGGACCCTACATATGCGTCGATCGTACGCTGGGGTGATGAGGGAGATTCCTTTGTGGTATTGGAG TGCGAGAAATTTACCAAGACCATCCTACCGAAGCACTTTAAACACAGCAACTTTGCCAGCTTTGTGCGCCAACTGAACAAATACGACTTCCACAAGGTTCGACAAAACAATGAAGAGAATGGCCAGTCGCCATACGGGCAGAAT GCATGGGAGTTCAAGCACCCAGAGTTTCGCGCGAACAGCAAAGAATCGCTCGACAATATTCGCAGAAAGGCGCCCGCACCACGAAAACAACCCCAACCCACCGACGAGTCCGCACCCACGCAACAAATTGATCTTCTTAACCAGCAGATTGTGGCGCAACAGCAGCAGATCCAGCACCTATCAGACCGATATGCCCAGCTTACGGTGGATCATCAGCTCATGCTACAAGAAGTGATGCGAGTGCAGAAGACGGTGTTGAATCACGAGAATGTCATTCACCAGGTGATGACCTACTTGCTTTCGGTGGATGCGCGCCAGCGCCGAGACACCAAGGCTGTGACCTTCCAAGCAACCGGTACGACAATGAGCCCTTCGCAGGTTGGTGCAGTGGACGATGAACCCTCATCGCCCCTCCAGCAAGCCTCGAAGCTCCTGAATGACATGAACGCCGAACTACAATTCAATATGAACGGCGTCGACTCGATGAACGATCCTCAAAAGACCGTCGTTTCAACTCCCACCTTGGATCCGAATGCGAATGCCCGAAACGGCTCGCTCCGTTCCGCGACCACCGCACCACCAAATCCCGCACTTGTTTACCCCAAGATGACCGGCGATCTGGAGCAAGTGGTCTATCCCGTGGGGGCCACAAATGGCATCGATCCCATGTACAGCGAGCATATCAACAATGTTCCGTACCCAATGCCCGCCAAGCAAGAGATAGAGACCTCAGATGCTCGGCGGCAGTTTCCCGACAACCGGAAAAAGAGCACGAATGTGGACCCTGGCTGGGTGCGCAGCCCACATATCCTCTTGGTTGAAGATGACGCCACCTGTCGGCAGATTGGCGGCAAATTCTTGTACTCTTTCTCGTGTGTGATTGACACTGCG TTTGACGGCTTGGAGGCTGTGAACAAAATTCAGGGTGGCTCAAAATACGATCTAATTCTGATGGACATTATCATGCCGAATTTGGACGGTGTATCGGCATGCCACCTCATTCGCCAATTTGACCGCACGCCGATCATCGCCATGACCTCGAACATCCGAAGCGACGACATTCAGCTCTATTTCCAGCATG GAATGGATGATGTTCTTCCGAAGCCATTCACCCGCAAGAGTCTTCTCGATATGCTTGAAAGACATTTGGATCATCTCAAAATTTCGCCACAGAACCCAGGAATGGAGCCAGTACGACCTTCCGCCGCTGCTGTGACCATGGCAGCTGCAACTCAAAGTTCAGCAAACCAGTCGATCAAAGAAGACAGCTCTCCAGGCCAGTCACCCGCTGGATCAATGACTAACTGGCAATCGCCCAACCAATTCCAAAATATGCAGGCTGTTCCCCCGAATATGCCAGCCGTTCAAGGGCCATATGTTACAGCTCCATCGGCCGCCTACGCTGTTGACCAGAATGGTGTCCAGTACCCAGCAGCACCGGTAGGCGTCCCAACTGGGCGCGCTCCTCTTCGTACCCCGCATCGCCGTCAAATCTCCGACATGGGCGGTGCTGCCGATAACCCCAACATGCCTAAACGGCAGCGCATGTACTCCCAACCTCAACCAATGCTTGCCGTGCAAGCTGTGCAAGCTGGCCGACCTGGCTAA
- a CDS encoding AhpC/TSA family protein produces the protein MFARRIATNIPRVRAQASLFHSTAPAYVQKGDAIPNLDVLVENSPGNKVNLAKEIKNKAVIIGTPAAFSPACSSSHVPGFINHPKLKEAGQAFVISVNDPFVTKAWADSLDPSGKSGIRFLGDPSGEFTKALDLSFDSSAIFGNDRSKRYVLLVEDGKVKEAFVEPDNTGLNVSAAEKVLG, from the exons ATGTTTGCCCGCCGTATTGCAACCAACATCCCTCGCGTTCGCGCGCAAGCATCCCTCTTCCACAGCACCGCGCCTGCGTACGTGCAAAAGGGCGACGCCATCCCCAATCTGGACGTGTTGGTCGAGAACTCCCCCGGTAACAAGGTCAACTTGGCCAAGGAGATCAAAAATAAGGCTGTCATCATTGGCACTCCCGCTGCCTTCA GCCCCGCCTGCTCGAGCTCCCACGTTCCCGGTTTCATCAACCACCCCAAGCTCAAGGAGGCTGGTCAGGCTTTCGTCATCTCTGTCAATGACCCCTTCGT GACCAAGGCTTGGGCTGATTCCCTCGATCCCTCCGGCAAGAGCGGT ATTCGGTTCCTGGGTGACCCCTCCGGCGAGTTCACCAAGGCGCTCGACCTCAGCTTCGACAGCAGCGCCATCTTCGGCAACGACCGTAGCAAGCGCTATGTACTTCTCGTCGAAGATGGAAAGGTCAAGGAGGCCTTCGTCGAGCCTGACAACACCGGTCTCAACG TTTCCGCTGCCGAGAAGGTGCTCGGTTGA
- a CDS encoding putative bolA-like protein, producing MFSRTSTLTALSRSCRYLLRPHSNIQRASFSLTARSHAATNAAMADISGITADSLKNKLTELLQAQHVEVEDLSGGCGQAFQAVIVSPQFESKTMLARHRLVNSALKAEIAAIHAWTPKCYTPEQWQALQQ from the exons ATGTTCTCCCGCACCTCCACCTTAACCGCCCTGAGCAGAAGCTGCCGCTATCTCCTGCGCCCTCACAGCAACATCCAACGGGCTTCATTTTCCCTTACCGCCCGCTCCCACGCCGCCACCAACGCTGCTATGGCTGACATATCTGGAATCACCGCCGATTCGCTGAAGAACAAGTTGACTGAACTGCTACAGGCGCAGCATGTTGAGGTTGAGGATCTATCGG GTGGCTGTGGACAGGCATTCCAGGCTGTGATTGTTTCCCCTCAGTTCGAGAGCAAGACTATGCTTGCGCGACACCGACTCGTCAACTCCGCGCTCAAGGCCGAGATCGCTGCTATTCATGCTTGGACACCCAAGTGCTATACCCCCGAGCAGTGGCAAGCTCTGCAGCAGTAG
- a CDS encoding NGG1p interacting factor 3, NIF3: protein MSTPLKSSECSPFTNVVVSSMRKLYPEALADKSFDNTGLLLEAPFDNTRMLNNSVLLTIDLTTAVADEAIKNRNSIVVAYHPIIFRGLKSLTFADSQQRSLLRLAQHGISVYSPHTAVDTVPGGMADWLCDVVTGSFKPIQQTTKATIGPCKSSMYSAPSYPEAPTSAVQAQTSSQGPAHTRTTIHPSPPASIPEGFESAGAGRLVTFKDKQPLTSLIDNIASGIGLPGGIPIAIPQGQSVDDISIRTVGMCPGSGSGVLLKGDGALPDLLLTGEMSHHEALAATERGSVVISLSHTNSERGYLRSAMQPKLMAEVKQQWDEAFQDSAKTIDDLKKFDGVPSAAVYQARDLYKDQGDVEVSVSEADRDPYGIMIWRGN, encoded by the exons ATGTCTACGCCGTTGAAATCTTCGGAATGCTCACCATTCACTAATGTTGTGGTGAGCTCTATGAGAAAGCT ATACCCGGAGGCATTGGCGGACAAGAGCTTCGATAATACAGGAT TACTGCTCGAAGCTCCTTTCGATAACACCCGGATGCTGAACAACTCGGTCCTCCTCACCATTGACCTTACTACGGCCGTTGCCGACGAAGCCATCAAAAACCGCAACTCAATTGTTGTCGCATACC ACCCGATCATCTTCCGCGGCTTAAAATCCCTCACCTTCGCCGACTCCCAACAAAGATCTCTACTCCGCCTCGCACAACATGGAATCAGCGTCTACTCCCCGCACACAGCAGTCGACACCGTCCCCGGGGGCATGGCCGACTGGCTCTGCGACGTAGTGACTGGAAGCTTCAAACCGATACAACAAACCACCAAAGCCACCATTGGACCCTGCAAATCAAGCATGTACTCTGCCCCAAGCTACCCCGAAGCACCAACCTCCGCGGTGCAAGCCCAGACCTCCTCACAAGGACCAGCGCACACCAGGACCACAATCCACCCATCCCCGCCAGCTTCAATCCCAGAAGGGTTCGAATCAGCCGGTGCCGGTCGTCTGGTGACGTTCAAGGACAAACAGCCCCTCACTTCCTTGATTGATAACATCGCTTCCGGAATCGGCCTGCCTGGCGGTATCCCCATCGCCATCCCGCAAGGCCAATCCGTTGATGATATCTCTATCCGCACGGTAGGCATGTGTCCCGGTTCGGGCTCGGGAGTGCTCCTCAAGGGTGACGGCGCGCTCCCTGATCTCCTGCTGACTGGTGAAATGAGCCACCATGAGGCTTTGGCGGCGACGGAGCGTGGGTCTGTTGTTATCTCGCTCTCGCATACTAACTCGGAGCGTGGATATCTGCGTTCGGCGATGCAGCCTAAATTGATGGCCGAGGTAAAACAGCAGTGGGATGAGGCCTTCCAGGATTCTGCGAAGACTATTGATGATCTTAAGAAGTTTGATGGGGTTCCATCGGCGGCTGTGTATCAGGCTCGGGACCTTTACAAGGATCAGGGCGATGTTGAGGTGTCTGTCAGTGAGGCTGATCGCGATCCCTACGGTATTATGATTTGGCGTGGTAACTAG
- a CDS encoding Ubiquitin interacting motif, giving the protein MSKVVRSVKNVTKGYSSVQVKVRNATSNDPWGPTGTEMSEIAAMTFGSPNEFYEIMDMLDKRLNDKGKNWRHVLKSLKVLDYCLHEGSELVVTWARKNVYIIKTLREFTYVDEESRDVGQNVRVAAKELTALVLDEDRLRSERSDRKLWKTRVSGIDEGYGNSPVEPSRRDRRRRHGEDDSDTEYRLAIEASKAEAEDERRRRAKEKMVTQDDEDLAKAIKLSREEEDLRKRELEESNAHALFDDTPAQVQLTGYNQGYQQQGAVDWFGNPINAQQPMTTGYLNNQYAQTTGFQNQHTGMNNPYANGYQAQPSAFDQNPYGQQQTNLLQPQATLQPQQTVYNPNNLYGADVFSQQPQQPRENYQTAGSNNPWAGNQPQQQLQPADALKPMPTGSNNPFAQRAQTQFNNPAQTGPSTLNSLSEDRATNHFAQNNAQYGQSSLFAQPTQPNPIASFQAPQPPKSTPPQDPHHARLNALLASGEGQDTFGNVGDLRIPAQHTTPGTFVNSAGQGLTRLHATPTGNPFFGQQFTGMPQQTGYLQQQQQPANNNPWGSQQQQQRGGGSLIDL; this is encoded by the exons ATGTCTAAAGTTGTGCGGAGCGTGAAGAACGTCACAAAAGGATACTCCTCAGTGCAGGTGAAGGTCCGAAATG CCACCAGTAATGATCCATGGGGCCCTACAGGCACTGAAATGTCCGAGATTGCCGCCATGACTTTCGGGAG TCCGAATGAGTTCTATGAGATCATGGATATGCTTGACAAGCGACTCAACGATAAGGGCAAGAACTGGCGCCATGTGCTGAAGTCCCTGAAGGTCCTGGACTACTGTCTCCACGAAGGCTCGGAGTTGGTGGTAACGTGGGCCCGGAAAAATGTCTATATTATCAAGACTTTGCGCGAGTTTACATACGTGGACGAGGAAAGCAGGGATGTTGGCCAGAACG TTCGCGTGGCAGCAAAGGAATTGACTGCATTGGTACTGGATGAAGATCGTTTGCGCAGTGAACGATCAGATCGCAAACTGTGGAAGACTCGCGTCAGCGGAATCGATGAAGGCTACGGAAACTCCCCCGTGGAACCATCGCGCAGAGACCGACGCCGACGTCACGGGGAGGACGACTCCGACACCGAATACCGCTTAGCTATTGAAGCCAGCaaggccgaggccgaggatgAGCGTAGGCGACGGGCCAAGGAGAAAATGGTAACCCAGGATGACGAGGATCTTGCCAAGGCAATTAAGCTTAGCagggaggaggaggacctCCGAAAGCGCGAATTGGAAGAGAGCAACGCCCATGCTCTCTTCGATGACACCCCAGCTCAAGTCCAGCTGACTGGTTACAACCAGGGCTACCAACAGCAAGGTGCGGTGGACTGGTTCGGCAACCCGATCAATGCGCAGCAGCCTATGACCACAGGCTACCTGAACAACCAGTACGCGCAGACGACAGGATTCCAGAACCAGCACACCGGCATGAACAACCCTTATGCCAACGGCTATCAGGCGCAGCCCTCGGCATTTGATCAGAACCCTTACGGCCAGCAACAGACCAACCTTTTGCAACCCCAGGCCACTCTCCAACCCCAGCAGACCGTTTACAACCCCAACAACCTTTATGGGGCAGACGTCTTCTCGCAGCAGCCGCAACAACCCCGGGAGAATTATCAGACCGCAGGGAGCAACAACCCATGGGCCGGGAACcagcctcagcagcaactGCAGCCTGCTGACGCCCTCAAGCCCATGCCGACAGGATCAAACAATCCATTCGCTCAGCGTGCTCAAACGCAATTCAACAACCCTGCACAAACAGGCCCGTCAACACTCAATTCCTTATCGGAGGACCGTGCCACAAATCATTTTGCCCAGAACAATGCGCAGTATGGCCAAAGCTCGCTGTTCGCCCAACCCACTCAGCCCAACCCGATCGCCAGCTTCCAGGCCCCACAACCACCAAAGAGTACCCCACCTCAGGACCCTCACCATGCTCGTCTCAACGCCCTTCTCGCGTCAGGCGAAGGCCAGGATACCTTCGGCAACGTTGGAGACCTCAGAATCCCCGCACAGCATACAACACCTGGCACCTTTGTCAATTCTGCCGGTCAGGGTTTGACCCGCCTACATGCGACTCCCACCGGAAACCCATTTTTCGGCCAACAATTCACAGGCATGCCGCAGCAGACCGGATATctgcagcaacagcaacagcccGCTAACAACAACCCTTGGGGAagtcagcagcagcaacagcgtGGTGGCGGTAGCCTGATTGATCTTTAG